The following coding sequences lie in one Niabella agricola genomic window:
- the bshB1 gene encoding bacillithiol biosynthesis deacetylase BshB1 codes for MKLDILAIGVHPDDVELCCSGTLLKEIQAGKKAGIVDLTQGELGTRGTKETRHAEAVDAARIMGVSVRENLKMRDGFFRNDEEHQLRLIKVIRKYQPDIILGNVLEDRHPDHGRAGHLINDACFLSGLSKIETTDDNGTPQQKWRPSYFFQYMQDWYHEPSVLIDISSVIDMKMKAIEAYSTQFYTGTSNPGDTEPQTYISTPDFRESILARSRMLGKRIGVKHAEGLMTTKIIGMENLSSVILNET; via the coding sequence ATGAAATTAGATATACTCGCTATTGGCGTTCATCCGGATGATGTAGAGCTTTGTTGTTCCGGAACATTGTTGAAAGAAATCCAGGCCGGTAAAAAAGCCGGCATTGTTGATCTCACCCAGGGCGAACTGGGAACCAGGGGAACCAAAGAAACCCGTCACGCGGAGGCAGTTGATGCAGCCCGGATCATGGGGGTTTCCGTACGGGAGAACCTGAAAATGCGGGATGGCTTTTTCCGCAACGACGAGGAGCACCAGCTCCGACTGATCAAAGTGATCCGCAAATACCAACCCGATATCATTTTAGGTAATGTGCTGGAAGACCGCCATCCGGATCACGGGCGTGCCGGACACCTGATCAATGATGCCTGCTTTTTATCGGGCCTTTCGAAAATTGAAACAACAGATGATAACGGCACTCCCCAACAGAAATGGCGGCCCTCCTATTTTTTCCAGTATATGCAGGACTGGTATCATGAACCCAGTGTGCTCATCGATATCTCATCGGTGATCGACATGAAGATGAAAGCCATTGAGGCCTACAGCACACAGTTTTATACAGGAACTTCCAACCCCGGCGACACCGAACCCCAAACCTATATTTCCACACCGGATTTCCGGGAAAGTATCCTGGCCCGGAGCCGGATGCTGGGTAAACGTATCGGGGTAAAACATGCTGAAGGGCTGATGACTACCAAGATTATCGGCATGGAAAACCTTTCATCGGTGATCCTTAACGAAACCTAA
- a CDS encoding fatty acid desaturase family protein, giving the protein MAFPKFATPPPPSFHTVLKNRIHDYFESKGVRSTGNFRLYSKALFLVAGFLAVYIHLVFFTPPTVWAIIECLLLGLFTSAIGFNIMHDGAHGSFSSKPWVNTLAASSLNFLGANTFMWKMKHNVIHHAYTNIDGIDDDLDAKPFLRLCETQKYHKMHRYQHFYFWLAYSFLYLFWIFFSDYKKYFTGKVGEIPLKKMKTKDHITFWGFKLLHIFLFVALPIYVLGFENWLIGFLVYTLFAGFVLSVVFQLAHTVEHTHFPVVNAQNNKVDDEWAIHQLKTTANFATRNRLACWFMGGLNFQVEHHLFPKISHIHYPRINKIIKSTCAEFNVQYIEYRRVHNAFASHVSYLKELSRPGSMHHHH; this is encoded by the coding sequence ATGGCTTTTCCCAAGTTTGCAACGCCCCCTCCTCCTTCGTTCCATACGGTTCTTAAAAATCGCATACACGATTATTTTGAATCGAAAGGCGTACGCAGCACCGGCAATTTCCGCCTGTACTCAAAAGCCTTGTTCCTGGTGGCCGGGTTTCTGGCCGTTTATATACACCTGGTCTTTTTTACGCCACCCACAGTCTGGGCCATTATTGAATGCCTGCTGCTGGGATTATTTACCTCGGCTATTGGCTTTAATATTATGCACGATGGTGCGCACGGAAGCTTTAGCAGCAAACCCTGGGTAAATACACTTGCCGCTTCTTCATTAAACTTTTTGGGAGCTAACACATTTATGTGGAAGATGAAGCACAATGTCATTCACCATGCCTATACCAACATTGATGGCATTGACGACGACCTGGATGCCAAACCCTTTTTAAGATTGTGCGAAACCCAGAAATACCACAAAATGCATCGTTACCAGCATTTTTACTTCTGGCTGGCTTATTCCTTTTTGTATCTTTTCTGGATCTTTTTTTCTGATTATAAAAAATACTTTACCGGTAAAGTCGGTGAAATTCCGTTGAAGAAGATGAAAACAAAGGATCACATCACTTTCTGGGGATTCAAGTTGCTGCATATTTTTTTATTTGTAGCACTGCCTATTTATGTACTGGGCTTTGAAAACTGGCTGATCGGCTTCCTGGTGTATACACTTTTTGCTGGCTTTGTATTGAGCGTGGTATTTCAATTGGCGCATACCGTAGAGCACACCCATTTTCCGGTGGTAAATGCGCAAAACAATAAGGTAGACGATGAGTGGGCCATTCACCAGTTGAAAACCACGGCTAATTTTGCTACCCGGAACCGGCTGGCCTGCTGGTTTATGGGTGGATTGAATTTCCAGGTAGAGCACCATCTTTTTCCCAAGATATCGCATATCCATTATCCCCGGATCAACAAGATCATTAAAAGCACCTGCGCCGAGTTCAACGTGCAATACATCGAATACCGGCGGGTACACAATGCATTTGCTTCGCATGTGTCTTATTTAAAGGAGCTGAGCCGGCCTGGCAGTATGCATCACCACCATTAA
- a CDS encoding VOC family protein — protein sequence MKRVPFILIFTVVSVMKLFAQQKNDRPVVLSNHQAIYVTDLKKAAAFYADIIGLEQVDEPFKIGKHAWFKTGPKTTLHIILGADKPKEYFKNNHMCFTVASLEAFVRKLDQHKVPYEDVSGKLSSVTTRVDGVKQIWLRDPDNYWIEINNDPSMFE from the coding sequence ATGAAAAGAGTTCCGTTCATTCTTATTTTCACCGTTGTTTCCGTTATGAAGTTATTCGCCCAGCAAAAAAACGACCGGCCGGTTGTTTTATCCAATCACCAGGCCATTTACGTAACCGACCTTAAAAAAGCCGCGGCTTTTTACGCGGATATTATTGGCCTGGAGCAAGTAGATGAGCCTTTTAAAATAGGCAAACATGCCTGGTTCAAAACCGGTCCCAAAACCACGCTGCACATTATCCTGGGCGCCGACAAACCCAAGGAGTATTTCAAGAACAACCATATGTGCTTTACCGTGGCCTCCCTGGAAGCATTCGTCCGCAAGCTCGACCAGCATAAAGTACCTTATGAAGATGTAAGCGGCAAATTATCATCCGTTACAACACGCGTAGATGGGGTAAAACAGATCTGGCTCCGTGACCCCGACAATTACTGGATCGAGATCAATAATGATCCGTCGATGTTTGAGTAG
- the ruvA gene encoding Holliday junction branch migration protein RuvA, with protein sequence MYAYLKGKFTYKTPSAVIVDVNGVGYEVNISLNTYSAIEALDEGLLFTHLLIREDAQLLYGFAGTHEKEIFLGLISVSGIGAGTARLILSYMKPDEVVKAITYGDAKSLERIKGIGKKTAERAVLELKDKLGKLHIDLPAEQALTVVPSVRQDAVEALLALGIQRVPAEQAVQKVLAQEPETGLEQLVKKALKGI encoded by the coding sequence ATGTATGCATATCTGAAAGGGAAATTCACTTATAAAACGCCATCTGCTGTAATCGTAGATGTGAATGGTGTAGGCTATGAGGTAAACATCAGTTTGAACACCTACTCGGCGATTGAGGCCCTCGACGAGGGGTTGCTTTTTACACATCTGCTTATACGGGAGGATGCCCAGTTATTATATGGATTTGCAGGAACCCATGAAAAAGAAATTTTCCTTGGTTTGATCAGTGTTTCGGGAATCGGGGCAGGTACGGCCCGGTTAATCCTGTCTTATATGAAGCCGGATGAGGTGGTAAAAGCCATCACTTACGGGGATGCAAAAAGCCTGGAGCGGATAAAAGGCATCGGGAAAAAAACTGCAGAGCGGGCTGTGCTGGAATTAAAGGATAAGCTGGGTAAGCTACATATCGATCTGCCGGCAGAGCAGGCATTAACAGTGGTGCCTTCCGTAAGGCAGGATGCAGTAGAGGCATTACTTGCCCTCGGTATTCAACGGGTACCGGCAGAACAGGCAGTGCAGAAAGTGCTGGCACAGGAGCCTGAGACCGGTTTGGAACAATTGGTTAAAAAAGCGTTGAAGGGAATCTGA
- a CDS encoding beta-ketoacyl-ACP synthase III: MSNKVTAAITAVGGYVPEDKLTNFDLEKIVDTTDEWIRTRTGITERRILKGEGKGTSEMIVPAVKQLCEKRGIDPMEIDCLIVATVTPDMVFPATANIVCDKIGAKNAWGFDVSAACSGFLYTLTLGASLIESGRYKKVVVVGADKMSSIIDYTDRATCIIFGDGAAAVLLEPSQNGYGIKDSILKSDGSGAQYLRMKAGGSRYPASAETVAAREHYAYQEGKTVFKFAVTGMADVSAQLLERNHLTGDDIAWLAPHQANLRIIDATAQRIGLPREKVMINIQKFGNTTAATIPLCLWEWENQLRTGDKIVLAAFGGGFTWGATLVEWAYDPAGI, encoded by the coding sequence ATGAGCAACAAAGTTACAGCAGCCATCACGGCAGTGGGCGGATATGTTCCTGAAGACAAATTAACCAATTTTGACCTGGAGAAGATTGTAGATACCACCGACGAATGGATCCGCACCCGAACGGGGATCACTGAACGCAGGATCCTGAAAGGAGAAGGAAAAGGAACCTCCGAAATGATTGTGCCTGCTGTAAAACAACTTTGTGAAAAACGAGGGATCGACCCAATGGAGATCGATTGCCTGATTGTAGCCACCGTTACTCCAGACATGGTATTTCCGGCCACCGCTAATATTGTTTGCGACAAGATCGGCGCAAAAAACGCCTGGGGCTTTGATGTATCTGCAGCCTGTTCCGGTTTCTTATATACGCTAACCCTGGGTGCATCACTTATTGAAAGCGGACGCTATAAAAAAGTAGTAGTGGTGGGAGCTGATAAAATGAGTTCGATCATCGACTATACAGACCGCGCGACCTGTATTATTTTTGGTGACGGCGCCGCCGCGGTTTTGCTGGAGCCCAGCCAGAACGGCTACGGCATAAAAGACAGCATTTTAAAAAGCGACGGAAGTGGTGCCCAGTACCTGAGAATGAAAGCAGGCGGGTCGAGGTATCCTGCCAGTGCTGAAACCGTTGCCGCGCGCGAGCACTATGCCTACCAGGAAGGAAAGACGGTTTTCAAATTCGCGGTTACCGGTATGGCAGATGTTAGCGCCCAACTTCTTGAACGCAACCATTTGACCGGTGACGACATTGCCTGGCTGGCACCGCATCAGGCTAATCTCCGGATCATTGATGCTACAGCGCAACGCATCGGTCTTCCCCGCGAAAAAGTAATGATCAATATTCAGAAATTTGGCAATACCACTGCAGCTACCATTCCACTTTGTCTTTGGGAATGGGAAAATCAATTAAGAACCGGAGACAAGATCGTTCTGGCAGCCTTTGGCGGTGGTTTTACCTGGGGTGCTACACTGGTGGAATGGGCTTATGACCCTGCGGGAATTTAA
- a CDS encoding Lnb N-terminal periplasmic domain-containing protein gives MTRILLCWLLLFSMAPGVRAQTGRTSTANERYRISVLTCGTGAELYSSFGHTAVRVTDSVNGTDIVYNYGTFDFNDPDFYTKFTLGKLLYFLDAEDFDRFLYSYAREGRRVTEQVLQLDPAGNKRVRMFLERNLLPANRAYRYDFLFDNCATRVRDIFPATLDTSFHFGVVLGGKQHSYREVIDRYLAAKPWQRLGIDIILGRPVDAQMNELHSMFLPDYLYAALQQARHGDRPFVTSKVLLKEKIAAPTQAVNTPLLIFLLLLLLVFAVYFIPVLRRCRKMVRAAILFITGLIGMQLLFMWFFTNHQSCADNWNVLWALPLNTVVVFIRSKRVKKYYFGFAIAALVAALLVHFSGIQHLPLKEIAPLLAALSVIYGYQLKRSAA, from the coding sequence ATGACAAGAATACTCCTGTGCTGGCTGTTGCTTTTCTCCATGGCTCCGGGTGTACGGGCGCAGACAGGCAGGACCAGCACTGCAAATGAGCGCTACAGGATCAGTGTGCTTACCTGCGGAACAGGAGCGGAGTTGTATTCCTCTTTTGGTCATACGGCCGTAAGGGTGACCGATAGCGTTAACGGCACTGATATCGTTTACAACTATGGTACCTTTGATTTCAACGATCCGGATTTCTATACCAAATTTACACTCGGTAAGCTGCTGTACTTCCTGGATGCTGAGGACTTCGACCGTTTTTTATACAGCTATGCCCGGGAGGGAAGAAGGGTTACGGAGCAGGTATTGCAACTGGATCCGGCCGGTAATAAAAGGGTTCGGATGTTTTTAGAAAGAAACCTCCTGCCTGCCAACCGGGCATACCGGTATGATTTTCTTTTTGACAATTGTGCTACAAGAGTACGCGATATTTTCCCGGCTACGCTGGATACCTCCTTTCATTTTGGAGTGGTGCTGGGCGGAAAGCAGCACAGTTACCGGGAGGTAATCGATCGGTACCTGGCAGCAAAACCATGGCAGCGTTTGGGAATTGATATTATATTGGGGCGGCCGGTGGATGCTCAAATGAATGAGTTGCATTCCATGTTCCTGCCGGATTACCTGTATGCCGCGTTGCAGCAGGCGCGGCATGGAGACCGGCCCTTTGTTACCAGCAAGGTATTGCTGAAAGAAAAAATTGCTGCGCCAACACAGGCTGTTAATACGCCACTCCTGATTTTTTTGCTGTTGTTATTACTGGTATTCGCCGTTTATTTTATACCCGTGTTGCGGAGATGCCGGAAAATGGTGCGTGCGGCGATCCTTTTTATTACAGGACTGATTGGGATGCAACTGTTGTTTATGTGGTTTTTTACCAACCATCAGTCCTGTGCCGATAACTGGAATGTTCTATGGGCCCTGCCGCTGAATACGGTTGTTGTTTTTATCAGGAGTAAGCGGGTGAAGAAGTATTATTTCGGTTTTGCCATCGCTGCACTTGTGGCAGCACTCCTGGTGCATTTTTCGGGGATCCAGCATTTACCGCTGAAAGAGATCGCTCCCTTGCTGGCGGCTTTATCCGTCATTTACGGGTATCAATTAAAACGAAGTGCGGCATGA
- a CDS encoding YceI family protein, producing the protein MGKTMLLLIAAVICNNVLQAQSLKPVEAESKVGFVIKNMGVDVDGSFQGLKGMIHVNTADWSKSSFDVTVDVNTVNTNIQRRDNHLKQADFFDAAQYPEIRIQSTRILPKQGNIYYAEAMLTMHGISKAIKFDFIAKPADGGYLFTANFSLNRLDYKIGRSSITMADKVTVMLSVLAKK; encoded by the coding sequence ATGGGAAAAACGATGCTATTGCTGATTGCAGCGGTTATATGCAACAATGTGCTGCAGGCGCAATCTTTAAAACCGGTGGAAGCGGAAAGCAAGGTTGGATTTGTAATCAAGAATATGGGAGTGGATGTAGATGGCAGTTTTCAGGGATTAAAAGGAATGATCCATGTCAATACAGCCGACTGGAGCAAGAGCTCCTTTGACGTAACCGTAGATGTGAATACAGTTAATACCAATATCCAGCGACGCGACAATCACCTGAAACAGGCTGATTTTTTCGACGCGGCACAATATCCGGAGATTCGCATTCAATCTACCCGCATCCTGCCCAAACAGGGGAATATCTACTATGCGGAAGCAATGCTGACCATGCACGGCATTTCTAAAGCCATTAAATTCGATTTTATAGCCAAACCTGCCGACGGCGGATACTTATTTACTGCTAATTTTTCATTGAACCGGCTCGATTATAAGATCGGCAGGAGCAGTATTACCATGGCGGATAAAGTAACGGTGATGCTTTCGGTGCTTGCAAAAAAATAA
- a CDS encoding CoA-binding protein: MNKKTIVLGASENPARYSNMAVKRLRAHNHEVVAIGKREGRIGDVTIQKEQTDEKGVDTVTLYLNPAHQQQYEDYILKLHPRRIIFNPGAENEALAAKAKQQGIEPVEACTLVLLTTNQF, from the coding sequence ATGAACAAGAAAACAATTGTACTGGGGGCTTCTGAAAATCCGGCGCGCTACAGCAATATGGCTGTTAAACGGTTGCGGGCACATAACCATGAGGTGGTGGCCATCGGCAAGCGGGAGGGCCGGATTGGTGATGTGACAATACAAAAGGAGCAAACGGATGAAAAAGGGGTGGACACGGTAACGCTTTATCTGAATCCTGCGCATCAGCAGCAATATGAAGATTATATTTTGAAACTGCATCCCCGGCGGATCATTTTTAACCCGGGCGCGGAAAATGAGGCACTGGCCGCAAAAGCAAAACAACAGGGCATTGAACCGGTGGAAGCCTGTACCCTGGTATTGTTAACAACCAATCAATTTTAA
- a CDS encoding pyruvate dehydrogenase complex dihydrolipoamide acetyltransferase — MAEKILMPRLSDTMTEGVIADWHKKVGDPVKKGDLLAEIETDKATMELESYKDGVILHLGGPKGSKLQVDDLLAIVGEAGEDISGLLGGNGGNAAPAAKNTAPAAEAPNETPKESQAAATPALDVSKMEEVVLMPRLSDTMTEGVIASWAKNIGDPVKKGDLLAEIETDKATMELESYKNGTLLYQGAAKGEKIQVNDLLCIIGDAGKVDVNAIVAAVKGGGAAPAATETASAGPEAQAAAPAPEAAAVPVASGDGRIKASPLAKKLAAEKGVDLSQVKGSGDNGRIIKSDIDNYQPAAAQSKASSPATAPAAAAAPAGQESFEDVPVSQMRKTISRRLSEVKFSAPEFYLTMEINMDKAVASRAQMNEVSTNKISFNDMVLKACALALKKHPAINSSWMGESIRVNHHVSIGVAVAVEDGLLVPVVRFADTKSLSQIAGEVKDFAQRAKNKKLQPSDWEGNTFTISNLGMFGIEEFTAIINPPASCILAIGAINEVPVVKNGQIGIGNIMKVTLTCDHRVVDGATGAAFLQTLKQLLEEPLRMLV; from the coding sequence ATGGCCGAGAAGATATTAATGCCCCGATTGAGTGATACCATGACTGAAGGAGTTATCGCAGATTGGCATAAAAAAGTAGGAGATCCCGTAAAAAAAGGCGATTTGCTGGCGGAGATTGAAACAGATAAAGCCACTATGGAGCTGGAAAGCTATAAAGATGGAGTGATCCTCCACTTAGGTGGCCCCAAAGGAAGTAAATTACAGGTAGATGACCTGTTGGCAATAGTAGGCGAGGCTGGTGAAGATATTTCCGGCCTGCTTGGAGGAAATGGTGGTAATGCCGCTCCTGCTGCAAAAAATACGGCCCCGGCTGCTGAGGCGCCCAACGAAACCCCGAAAGAATCACAGGCTGCGGCAACCCCGGCCCTGGATGTATCAAAAATGGAAGAAGTGGTGCTGATGCCCCGTTTGAGCGATACCATGACCGAAGGCGTGATCGCCAGCTGGGCAAAAAATATCGGAGATCCGGTTAAAAAAGGTGATTTGCTGGCGGAGATCGAAACCGATAAGGCCACTATGGAACTGGAAAGCTATAAGAACGGAACATTGCTTTACCAGGGAGCGGCTAAAGGGGAGAAGATCCAGGTGAACGACCTGCTGTGCATCATCGGGGACGCCGGTAAAGTAGATGTAAATGCGATCGTTGCTGCTGTAAAAGGTGGCGGCGCGGCGCCTGCGGCGACCGAAACGGCAAGTGCTGGCCCTGAGGCACAGGCCGCAGCACCGGCCCCTGAAGCCGCTGCAGTTCCGGTTGCTTCCGGTGACGGGCGTATAAAAGCATCGCCGCTGGCAAAAAAACTGGCAGCCGAAAAAGGTGTTGACCTGAGCCAGGTAAAAGGAAGCGGCGATAATGGAAGGATCATTAAATCCGATATTGATAACTATCAACCGGCGGCGGCACAAAGCAAGGCCTCATCGCCCGCAACTGCTCCTGCAGCGGCGGCAGCTCCCGCCGGACAGGAAAGCTTCGAAGACGTTCCGGTTTCGCAGATGCGTAAAACCATCAGCCGCCGGCTTTCTGAAGTGAAATTCTCCGCTCCGGAGTTTTACCTCACTATGGAAATCAATATGGATAAGGCTGTAGCCAGCCGTGCCCAGATGAATGAGGTTTCCACCAACAAAATCTCGTTTAACGACATGGTACTGAAAGCCTGTGCCCTGGCATTGAAAAAGCATCCTGCCATCAACAGCAGCTGGATGGGAGAATCCATCCGTGTAAACCATCATGTAAGCATTGGGGTAGCAGTAGCTGTGGAAGATGGTCTGTTGGTTCCAGTCGTGCGTTTCGCTGACACCAAATCGTTATCTCAGATTGCAGGTGAAGTGAAAGATTTTGCTCAAAGAGCAAAGAATAAAAAACTGCAACCCTCAGACTGGGAAGGAAATACCTTTACGATCTCTAACCTGGGGATGTTTGGAATAGAAGAATTTACAGCGATCATCAATCCTCCGGCCTCTTGTATCCTGGCTATAGGCGCGATCAATGAAGTGCCTGTTGTGAAAAACGGACAGATCGGGATTGGCAATATTATGAAAGTGACTCTTACCTGCGATCACCGGGTGGTGGACGGTGCTACCGGCGCCGCCTTCCTTCAAACCCTGAAGCAGTTGCTGGAAGAACCGCTCCGGATGCTGGTATAA
- a CDS encoding rhodanese-like domain-containing protein — protein sequence MNTITVQELKKRLDNGEKINLIDVREPAEYEEYNIGGKLIPLGNIQNMELDELESLKEEEVIIHCRSGKRSAAACILLDSMGFKNTVNVEGGVLAWQDAFGQ from the coding sequence ATGAATACGATTACTGTTCAGGAGCTTAAAAAAAGACTCGACAATGGTGAAAAAATCAACCTGATCGATGTAAGAGAACCGGCAGAATACGAAGAATATAATATTGGCGGAAAACTGATTCCGCTGGGAAACATTCAAAACATGGAGTTGGATGAACTGGAATCTTTAAAAGAAGAGGAGGTGATCATTCACTGCCGTAGCGGAAAACGGAGTGCCGCGGCCTGCATCTTGCTGGACTCAATGGGTTTTAAGAATACCGTGAATGTAGAAGGCGGCGTGCTGGCCTGGCAGGATGCGTTCGGACAATAA
- a CDS encoding PASTA domain-containing protein, with amino-acid sequence MDKHTGGDCSGAGGFSIVILSLGWLTHHNDAKTVPPLLGKTLAQAEKILADAGFELVVQDSIFNDTLKPLQIVRQVPDEYEVVKSNRTVYLTINRAEPPLVEMPNIVGYSLRSAEFTLNNMGLKLGDTTFKPDFAKNTVLQQLYNGVAIQPGAKIRQGSRVDLVIGSGLGASFLVPNLVGLTYADAKALLDGKGIGVGSVITSGGITDTAAAFIYRQNPERFDVDGNAQSIRPGQIVDIWLSVERPVVDSTGGGNKGDSLQKDTPGTPE; translated from the coding sequence TTGGATAAACATACTGGCGGGGATTGTTCTGGCGCTGGCGGTTTTTCAATCGTAATTCTTTCACTGGGATGGCTTACCCATCACAATGATGCTAAAACCGTTCCCCCGTTGCTGGGCAAAACCCTTGCCCAGGCGGAAAAAATACTGGCTGATGCGGGCTTTGAACTGGTGGTACAGGACAGCATCTTTAATGATACCTTAAAGCCATTGCAGATCGTGCGCCAGGTGCCCGATGAATATGAGGTAGTGAAGTCCAATAGAACCGTATACCTCACCATTAACCGGGCGGAACCTCCGTTAGTAGAAATGCCCAATATTGTTGGTTATAGCCTGAGAAGCGCTGAATTTACCCTGAATAATATGGGGCTGAAACTGGGCGATACTACTTTTAAACCTGATTTTGCAAAAAATACCGTGTTGCAACAGCTTTATAACGGTGTGGCCATCCAGCCGGGGGCCAAAATAAGACAGGGGTCAAGGGTTGACCTGGTGATCGGCAGCGGGCTGGGGGCCTCCTTCCTGGTGCCCAACCTGGTAGGGCTTACTTATGCGGACGCAAAAGCGCTGCTGGATGGCAAAGGGATCGGGGTTGGATCTGTGATTACCTCCGGGGGGATAACGGATACTGCGGCTGCATTTATATACCGGCAGAATCCGGAGCGCTTTGATGTAGATGGCAATGCGCAATCGATACGGCCGGGACAGATCGTGGATATATGGCTGAGCGTAGAACGCCCGGTGGTAGACTCTACCGGCGGTGGTAATAAGGGCGACTCGCTGCAAAAAGACACACCCGGAACACCGGAATAA
- a CDS encoding D-alanine--D-alanine ligase yields the protein MKKTIALVTGGLSGESVISYKSAATIEKHLDREKYEVYVIDINPEGWFYTDQAGQKSAVAKDDFSIVENDQKIRFDAVLIGMHGTPGEDGKLQGYFDMLGIPYTGCDAASSAITFNKRYAVAVAKMAGIGVANSMHLFAHTPVPAATILEQLKLPVFVKPNNGGSSIGMSKVQEAAELEAAVAKAFREDSQVLIEQMISGREFTVGVYKANGAIHVLPLTEVKAHDGQSFFDFEAKYEGKSTEVTPALVDEAIAEKVRAAARKVYEVFNCRGVVRIDFIYNEAEARPYMLEVNTIPGQSAASIVPQQVAAAGGSLTDFYSLLVEECF from the coding sequence ATGAAGAAAACGATCGCGTTGGTAACAGGAGGGCTTTCCGGGGAGTCGGTGATTTCCTATAAAAGCGCCGCTACGATTGAAAAGCACCTTGACCGTGAAAAGTACGAGGTGTATGTGATAGACATTAATCCGGAAGGATGGTTTTATACAGATCAGGCCGGACAAAAATCTGCCGTTGCAAAAGATGATTTTTCCATTGTGGAGAATGATCAAAAGATCCGGTTCGACGCCGTACTGATCGGAATGCATGGAACGCCCGGAGAAGACGGGAAACTCCAGGGGTACTTTGATATGCTGGGCATTCCTTATACAGGCTGTGATGCCGCCAGCTCTGCCATTACCTTTAATAAGCGGTATGCCGTAGCGGTGGCCAAAATGGCGGGAATTGGTGTGGCCAATTCCATGCACCTGTTTGCCCATACACCGGTACCGGCTGCCACGATACTGGAACAGCTAAAGCTGCCGGTGTTTGTAAAACCCAATAACGGGGGATCCAGTATCGGGATGAGTAAAGTACAGGAGGCTGCTGAACTGGAAGCCGCTGTTGCAAAAGCGTTCAGGGAAGACAGCCAGGTGCTGATAGAGCAAATGATCTCGGGGCGGGAATTTACCGTAGGCGTTTATAAGGCAAACGGCGCTATCCATGTACTTCCGCTGACGGAAGTAAAGGCGCATGACGGCCAGTCATTTTTCGATTTTGAAGCCAAGTATGAAGGTAAATCTACCGAGGTGACTCCGGCATTAGTCGATGAAGCGATTGCCGAAAAAGTACGGGCTGCTGCGAGGAAAGTATACGAGGTCTTTAACTGCCGGGGAGTGGTCCGGATCGATTTTATCTATAATGAAGCAGAAGCCCGGCCCTATATGCTGGAGGTAAATACCATTCCCGGTCAAAGCGCGGCCAGCATCGTACCGCAGCAGGTGGCCGCTGCGGGGGGAAGTCTTACCGATTTTTACAGTCTTCTGGTGGAGGAGTGTTTTTAA
- a CDS encoding 4Fe-4S dicluster domain-containing protein yields the protein MVDAHFKNAPISDDTYYIVPDKCTECQGFHEEPQCASVCPVDCCVPDEMYQETVEELLAKKEKLHL from the coding sequence GTGGTGGATGCGCACTTTAAAAATGCACCCATCAGCGACGATACCTACTATATTGTTCCGGATAAATGTACCGAGTGCCAGGGGTTTCATGAAGAGCCGCAGTGCGCCTCGGTTTGCCCGGTAGACTGCTGTGTTCCCGATGAAATGTACCAGGAAACGGTAGAAGAGTTACTGGCTAAAAAAGAAAAATTACATTTATAA
- a CDS encoding 4Fe-4S binding protein, translating to MAIKITEECINCGACEPECPNNAIYEGGVEWTISDGKYSYR from the coding sequence ATGGCTATAAAAATAACAGAAGAGTGCATTAATTGTGGAGCCTGTGAACCGGAGTGTCCGAACAATGCTATTTATGAGGGCGGGGTGGAATGGACCATCTCTGATGGAAAATACAGTTACAGGTGA